A window from Podospora bellae-mahoneyi strain CBS 112042 chromosome 1 map unlocalized CBS112042p_1, whole genome shotgun sequence encodes these proteins:
- a CDS encoding uncharacterized protein (EggNog:ENOG503P3Z9), with protein MSDPELAVTLVPASRSFITHEHAPYQASVTKGRARSRARSRSTHTSTHTRSSSLGSSAQGPPPRRSVSSMKILFPLTLSPTLQTQTPTDPMDSSTTSNAESICSSASTNEMDLIHNEPLADCNFPEMLVRDLETSEVVFRTKSMTAGCPSAAFATSSEDEHGDEEHAGGRSESTDSLSMASSGMDPPPSIRVRGHSVTTAATSVSGRRSSSFSQKAHSQSSPSTPPSSPAMAQNHHGTWFDADGEGDATISSRIQGPSQDVQSLTGGHSSEVNSFSYNDGMKRHTEAIAYHLRPNSPNSYERPCTPSSQISQLVRERPRLVNIPPTAIPKRKSSLNRGHVRTMSGSSVAPSNHEILRRTSVGQLAPSASMQVLGPRNDERYGESSRPPSRGRDGNGHVHACRSNDAFFPDNLSENVFSDNDEEIRATGVYDQPVQTKPHTHSLNGRTSGGPATNIQEIQHTTHSTTSYTTPGIPLPPDVLEVLRVSVSCFPETMLTTSSLTVDNIRTYSRKFRHGGMPDCDFMSDYQSLFSSGGNSLKPWPSRKWKLNWFGQSHKLTKHQQHGRQQTQLLSGGSEDVDALGQVRSHRKTTEASWRPIRAIFPFGSDYLCDALYAHVLAYNYISTLRPPLPVSSLRQQAPGSAGHRPSGSSSDDPNSKTRVPKKAASVLGMQDDNAHNNRPTTPSSGPHHRRSRSHRFLSRDSHARGSLKSRGSTASGLEGNDNSNSNGNNAVASGMREIHAGLAKCIALLVSTLKKTEAGDLQGVESGGDATTLLIREREVHDESGEVDVLLLRALCEVVRISEA; from the coding sequence ATGTCGGACCCCGAATTGGCGGTTACACTGGTTCCTGCCTCCCGCAGCTTCATAACGCACGAGCACGCTCCGTACCAGGCAAGCGTTACCAAGGGCAGGGCACGAAGCAGGGCAAGAAGCAGGAGCACACACACGAGCACGCACACGAGGAGCTCCAGTCTCGGATCGTCTGCACAGGGGCCTCCCCCCCGGCGATCAGTCTCGAGCATGAAAATACTTTTTCCCTTGACTCTCTCCCCAACTTTGCAGACGCAGACACCCACCGATCCCATGGATTCGTCCACCACGTCCAATGCAGAGTCGATCTGTTCTTCAGCCAGTACCAACGAGATGGACCTCATCCATAATGAACCCCTGGCCGACTGCAACTTCCCCGAGATGCTCGTGCGGGACCTCGAGACCTCTGAAGTTGTGTTTAGGACAAAGTCCATGACTGCTGGCTGCCCGTCTGCCGCTTTTGCAACATCCAGCGAAGATGAacatggcgatgaggagCACGCAGGGGGCAGAAGCGAGTCTACCGACTCCTTGAGCATGGCATCCAGCGGCATGGACCCGCCGCCCTCCATTCGGGTGCGAGGGCATTCAGTCACCACAGCAGCTACCTCAGTATCCGGTCGACGCTCTTCGTCATTCTCACAGAAAGCCCACTCGCAATCTTCCCCCTCCacgccaccttcttcaccagctATGGCCCAGAACCATCATGGAACTTGGTTCGATgcggacggggagggtgacgCCACCATCAGCTCGAGAATCCAGGGGCCGTCCCAAGATGTCCAGAGTCTTACTGGCGGACACAGTAGTGAAGTCAACTCGTTTTCCTACAACGACGGGATGAAAAGACATACCGAAGCTATTGCCTATCACCTTCGTCCGAACAGCCCCAACTCTTACGAGCGACCTTGCACGCCCAGCAGTCAAATCAGTCAGTTGGTTCGAGAGAGGCCACGGTTAGTCAACATTCCGCCTACTGCCATCCCCAAACGAAAGTCGTCACTTAATAGGGGCCACGTTCGCACAATGTCGGGTAGTTCAGTGGCGCCGAGCAATCATGAAATTCTCCGGAGGACGTCGGTGGGGCAGTTGGCACCTTCTGCTAGCATGCAAGTGCTTGGGCCTCGAAATGATGAGAGATATGGGGAGAGTTCACGTCCGCCTTCAAGGGGTCGAGATGGCAATGGCCACGTGCACGCTTGCCGGTCAAACGACGCTTTCTTTCCTGACAATCTCAGCGAAAATGTCTTTTCGGATAACGACGAGGAAATACGCGCGACAGGTGTCTATGATCAGCCAGTTCAGACCAAGCCACACACGCATTCTCTCAACGGAAGGACCTCTGGTGGCCCAGCTACCAATATCCAGGAGATCCAACACACCACGCATTCAACGACGTCATACACAACACCCGGCATTCCTCTGCCGCCCGACGTACTCGAGGTCCTGCGGGTTTCGGTCTCTTGTTTCCCAGAAACGATGCTCACTACCTCCAGTCTGACAGTCGACAATATCCGGACATATTCGAGAAAATTTCGGCACGGAGGAATGCCAGATTGCGACTTCATGAGCGACTATCAGTCATTGTTTTCCTCCGGGGGCAACAGCCTGAAGCCGTGGCCATCAAGGAAGTGGAAGCTGAATTGGTTCGGACAAAGTCATAAGCTTACtaaacatcaacaacacggACGCCAACAAACCCAGTTGCTCTCTGGAGGCTCGGAGGATGTCGATGCTCTTGGACAAGTTCGGTCTCACAGGAAGACTACAGAGGCTTCATGGAGGCCCATCAGGGCTATTTTCCCTTTCGGATCTGACTACCTCTGTGATGCTCTCTACGCACACGTACTGGCCTACAACTACATTAGCACGTTACGCCCCCCACTTCCAGTGTCATCACTACGCCAACAAGCGCCAGGATCAGCGGGCCATCGTCCTTCTGGCTCGTCTTCTGACGACCCAAATAGCAAAACCAGAGTGCCCAAGAAGGCAGCCAGTGTCCTCGGCATGCAGGATGATAACGCCCATAACAacagaccaacaacacctagCAGCGGTCCGCATCACCGACGCAGCAGATCGCACAGATTTCTGAGCCGGGATAGTCATGCAAGAGGCTCGCTCAAATCGAGAGGCAGCACTGCTTCTGGGTTGGAGGGcaacgacaacagcaacagcaatgGCAACAATGCCGTGGCCTCCGGAATGCGAGAAATACACGCTGGGCTGGCCAAATGTATTGCGTTGCTTGTTTCGACACTGAAGAAGACCGAGGCGGGTGACTTGCAAGGAGTTGAGAGTGGCGGAGATGCCACCACGCTTCTTAtcagggagagggaggtgcaTGATGAGTCGGGCGAGGTGGATGTGCTCTTACTGCGAGCGCTCTgtgaggtggtgagaatCTCCGAGGCATAA
- a CDS encoding uncharacterized protein (EggNog:ENOG503P4QF), with protein METVGEQNTPASARPRVTNACEACRSAKVKCMASNQLGICKRCLDSKRECIFKTGPRTRRPKQSKRSQSSTDPTTSITAPPPLPPPPGPSKTFTIDIPMPADDDVTDSFEVLRLAHESTLNNLVPHLSSGEEDQEDEPIYDYDYDYDKNANMDWLNTEQASNCGSVISSHASSLPIGASALSTPPSSTTTAATTGARSKQKSRMVASLGLQPQFNVDSAGKLLQTFTGVMLNHFHCLIIDPERDTVASLAKERPFVLLAVLAAASGSRTLQGHSLYDEEFRKILGLKFVAGGERSLELLQGLVVYIAWYPFHLRPKNKQAYQYIRMAVDIVFDLELNEDPGTDRIDVPPTEARLEEIRTYAACYYLASSFAATWGRTPTLAYNTYTAHCCEMLSRHSPLKGDQVLVWQVRLQRLVEETNDLRRTQRGGGHSQQSEYQINLMIRGMETQFKEWEACMSRELKNTPSLRILLLFTPLFLSGAPLLKLPSTKLTPLLDPSQTTFRAEASKLSSLIPTLREFYSYFLSLPAQEINAFMGQEWGSFILVIILGFRMCFPMAICPEWDDKLARERIGMGEFLGKMCGDAAGEEGGKGKGTSMDVLSASKIVLGVVKKKFDRRVQRVEREQREERERQRGLIGRVVEGLGLELGGGGEGQVAGGGGGGGGGGGHDGSIGGCPMMDGSMEGYYAYWDETFADTAGLGGGGFQGPNVGPMGGGGTTTTTGGIPQQQQTMPQVSGDLWGTMTMTWAQGEMTFDGMGQ; from the exons ATGGAGACAGTCGGAGAGCAGAACACCCCCGCGAGTGCTCGGCCTCGGGTAACGAATGCTTGTGAGGCATGTCGGTCGGCCAAGGTTAAGTGCATGGCCAGTAATCAGTTGGGGATATGTAAGAG ATGCCTGGATTCCAAAAGAGAGTGCATCTTCAAAACTGGACCTCGAACTCGACGGCCGAAACAGTCGAAAAG ATCCCAATCCTCCACCgacccaaccacctccataaccgccccccctcccctcccaccaccacccggcccctccaaaaccttcACAATCGACATCCCCATGcccgccgacgacgacgtaACCGACAGTTTTGAGGTCCTCCGCCTAGCCCACGAGTCCACACTCAACAACTTGGttccccacctctcctcagGCGAAGAAGACCAGGAAGATGAACCCATCTACGACTACGACTACGACTACGACAAGAACGCCAACATGGACTGGCTCAACACCGAGCAGGCCTCCAACTGCGGCTCGGTCATCTCCTCCCATGCCTCCTCCCTTCCGATAGGGGCTTCGGCATTGTCCACCCCGccaagcagcaccaccaccgctgctaCCACTGGCGCGAGATCCAAGCAGAAGAGCAGAATGGTGGCTAGCTTGGGGCTGCAGCCGCAGTTCAACGTTGATTCGGCGGGCAAGTTACTGCAGACGTTTACGGGGGTGATGCTGAATCACTTTCACTGTTTGATTATTGATCCTGAGCGGGACACGGTGGCGAGTTTGGCGAAGGAGAGGCCGTTCGTTTTGCTTGCtgtgctggcggcggcgagcgGGAGTCGGACGCTGCAGGGGCACAGTTTGTATGACGAGGAGTTTAGGAAGATTTTAGGCTTGAAGTTTGtggctgggggggagaggagttTGGAGCTGTtgcaggggttggtggtttaCATTGCTTG GTATCCGTTTCATTTGCGGCCAAAGAACAAGCAGGCGTACCAGTATATACGTATGGCGGTAGACATTGTCTTTGATCTGGAACTCAACGAAGACCCGGGGACGGACCGGATTGATGTTCCGCCCAccgaggcgaggttggaggagataAGGACGTATGCGGCTTGTTATTATCTCGCTTCGTC ATTCGCCGCCACGTGGGGCCGCACCCCAACTCTAGCCTACAACACCTACACCGCCCACTGCTGCGAAATGCTCTCCCGCCACAGCCCCCTCAAAGGCGACCAGGTTCTGGTCTGGCAGGTCAGACTTCAGcggctggtggaggaaacCAACGATCTCCGCCGGACTCAGAGGGGTGGCGGGCACTCCCAACAAAGTGAATACCAAATCAACCTCATGATACGAGGAATGGAGACGCAATTCAAAGAGTGGGAGGCGTGCATGAGCCGCGAGCTTAAAAACACTC CATccctccgcatcctcctcctcttcacccccctcttcctctccggcgcccccctcctcaagctcccctccacaaaactaacccccctcctcgacccctcCCAAACAACCTTCCGTGCCGAAGCCTCCAAGCTCTCCTCTCTGATCCCCACTCTCCGCGAGTTCTACTCCTACTTTTTGTCCCTCCCCGCCCAGGAAATAAATGCCTTCATGGGACAAGAATGGGGCtccttcatcctcgtcatcatcctcggcttcAGGATGTGTTTCCCCATGGCCATCTGTCCCGAGTGGGACGACAAGCTGGCGCGAGAGAGGATAGGGATGGGGGAGTTTTTGGGAAAGATGTGTGGTGATGCCgccggggaagaggggggaaaggggaagggcacGTCTATGGATGTTTTGAGTGCTAGCAAGATTgtgctgggggtggtgaagaagaagtttgATAGACGGGTTCAGAGGGTGGAGCgggagcagagggaggagcgggagaggcagagggggttgattgggcgggttgtggaggggttggggttggagttggggggtggaggagagggacagGTAgcgggcggaggaggaggaggaggaggaggaggaggacatgaTGGTAGTATTGGGGGTTGTCCTATGATGGATGGGAGTATGGAGGGGTATTATGCTTATTGGGACGAGACGTTTGCTGATACTGCAGGACTGGGAGGCGGTGGGTTTCAGGGTCCGAATGTTGGACCtatgggggggggagggacgacgacgacgacggggggGATaccgcagcaacagcagacgATGCCGCAGGTGAGTGGTGATCTTTGGGGTACGATGACTATGACTTGGGCGCAGGGGGAGATGACTTTTGATGGGATGGGGCAGTAG